DNA from Metabacillus flavus:
GCGCCTCTTAAAAGCGTTCTTTTATGTCCGCCACAGTACATGAAAATCGAAGACATTATCAATGAAACACAAAAGGAATTTCAGGATGAAGAGCTTGATGCCGGAAAAGCTGTAAAGCAGCATAGAGAATTCCTTCGTTTACTCAAGGAAAATGGAATTGAAACACATCTTCTTGAGCCGGACGAGCAATTTCCTGAGCAGGTATTTACAAGGGATATTGGGTTTACACTTGGAAATACACTGTTTATAGCGAATATGGAGATGGACATCAGGCAGGGAGAGGAACGAATCCTGAAAGAATGGCTTGATAAAGAGGGAATTAAATATGTGGACTTAAAAGGCGCCGGCATTGAGGGTGGGGATGTTTTAATTAACGGTAATACTGTCTATGCAGGCATTAGTGAGAGAACATCTGAAGACAGTATTGCCATGCTTGAGAATCATCTGCCTGATT
Protein-coding regions in this window:
- a CDS encoding dimethylarginine dimethylaminohydrolase family protein — encoded protein: MSHSKIQVSCSSEYAPLKSVLLCPPQYMKIEDIINETQKEFQDEELDAGKAVKQHREFLRLLKENGIETHLLEPDEQFPEQVFTRDIGFTLGNTLFIANMEMDIRQGEERILKEWLDKEGIKYVDLKGAGIEGGDVLINGNTVYAGISERTSEDSIAMLENHLPDYEIIPIPIKKEYLHLDCIFNIISEKEALLFPEALRQEEIDLLSSRFSIIEVKDEDQFRLGVNVFSLGNKKIIALPHNKHTNDQLRKLGYEVIETDLSEIIKSGGAFRCCTMPLRREG